From Vigna unguiculata cultivar IT97K-499-35 chromosome 5, ASM411807v1, whole genome shotgun sequence, the proteins below share one genomic window:
- the LOC114183712 gene encoding uncharacterized protein LOC114183712 — MAVANLQRLSSQVHRLPSISFFSKSLISRTTATSSSTKKVSDRIVRLSAIDFEGKKHEVVGLAGHTLLKALINTGLIDPDSHRLEEIDACSAHCEVNIAQEWLDKLPPRSYDEEYVLVRNSRARVLNKHSRLGCQVLLDHNLQGMVVALPEPKPWDTS, encoded by the coding sequence ATGGCAGTGGCGAATCTGCAGCGGCTATCCTCTCAAGTGCACCGCCTCCCCTCCATCTCCTTCTTCTCGAAATCGCTAATCTCGCGCACCACCGCCACCTCGTCCTCCACGAAGAAGGTCTCGGACCGCATCGTGCGGCTGTCGGCGATCGACTTCGAGGGAAAGAAGCACGAGGTGGTGGGCCTGGCGGGCCACACCCTCCTGAAGGCCCTAATCAACACGGGCCTGATCGACCCGGACTCCCACCGCCTGGAAGAGATCGACGCCTGCTCCGCCCACTGCGAGGTCAACATCGCCCAAGAGTGGCTCGACAAGCTCCCCCCTCGCTCCTACGACGAGGAATACGTCCTCGTTCGGAATTCCCGTGCCAGGGTCCTCAACAAGCACTCCAGGCTTGGATGCCAGGTCCTCCTCGACCACAACCTCCAAGGTATGGTCGTTGCCCTCCCCGAACCTAAGCCCTGGGACACTTCCTAA